One window of Rasiella rasia genomic DNA carries:
- a CDS encoding MFS transporter has translation MSTTNLPKGSKKLLNAWAFYDWANSVYSLVIASAVFPIFYGALTLVKDENGKILDDTITFLGFDFNNDSLISYVTAAAFLLVSILSPLLSGIADYVGNKKMFMKFFCYLGAVSCIGLFWFSLEHLWFGLLCYFLALIGFWASLVFYNSYLPDIAYPEQQDKISAKGYSLGYIGSVLLLSVCLVMIMFSESFGFEDEGLPTRLSFVLTGLCWIGFSQYSYYHLPKGNKKEKFTKHVVFNGFKELKLIWHKTKENIPLKRYLGAFFVYSMAVQTIMLVATYFGVEELDWGETDTTLGLIISILLIQLVAVLGAYLTAKASAKYGNISTLIVLNIIWIAICVYAYTITTPNQFYATAATVGLVMGGIQSLSRSTYSKLIPEGALDTASYFSFYDVSEKIGIVIGMLSYGYVAQVTGSIRYAILFFIIFFIVGVILLFRVPRN, from the coding sequence ATGAGCACAACAAATCTACCTAAAGGAAGTAAAAAACTATTAAATGCATGGGCCTTCTACGACTGGGCCAATTCTGTGTATAGTTTGGTAATCGCCTCTGCGGTCTTTCCAATATTTTATGGAGCTTTAACCTTAGTTAAAGATGAGAATGGTAAAATTTTAGACGACACCATTACCTTCTTAGGTTTCGATTTTAACAACGACTCTCTTATAAGTTACGTAACTGCCGCTGCCTTTTTGTTAGTTTCCATTTTAAGCCCACTGCTTAGTGGTATTGCAGATTATGTTGGGAATAAGAAGATGTTTATGAAATTCTTTTGTTACCTAGGCGCCGTTAGTTGTATCGGACTCTTTTGGTTTTCTTTAGAGCATCTTTGGTTTGGGTTGTTGTGTTATTTTTTGGCGCTTATTGGCTTTTGGGCTAGCTTGGTTTTTTACAATTCATATTTGCCAGACATTGCATATCCAGAACAACAAGATAAGATTAGCGCAAAAGGCTATTCTTTGGGCTATATTGGTAGTGTCTTGCTGTTAAGCGTCTGTCTTGTAATGATAATGTTTAGCGAATCTTTCGGATTTGAAGACGAAGGCTTACCAACAAGACTGTCGTTTGTACTTACAGGGCTTTGCTGGATTGGTTTTAGTCAATATAGTTATTACCACCTTCCGAAGGGAAACAAAAAAGAAAAGTTCACAAAACACGTTGTTTTTAATGGTTTTAAAGAGCTAAAGTTAATATGGCATAAAACGAAGGAGAATATCCCATTAAAACGCTATCTCGGTGCATTTTTCGTGTACAGTATGGCGGTACAGACAATAATGCTTGTGGCGACCTACTTTGGTGTTGAAGAATTAGATTGGGGAGAAACCGATACCACACTAGGTCTTATTATTAGTATTTTGCTTATTCAATTAGTAGCGGTGCTAGGGGCATACCTAACGGCAAAAGCATCTGCTAAATACGGAAATATTTCAACCCTTATTGTGCTTAATATTATTTGGATAGCCATTTGTGTGTATGCCTATACCATAACAACACCAAATCAGTTTTACGCTACAGCAGCTACGGTTGGGTTAGTGATGGGAGGGATACAATCGTTATCGCGGTCTACGTATTCTAAGTTAATTCCTGAAGGAGCACTAGACACAGCGTCTTATTTTAGTTTTTATGATGTTTCAGAAAAAATAGGAATTGTAATAGGAATGCTTAGCTATGGCTACGTAGCTCAAGTTACAGGAAGTATACGCTATGCAATTCTTTTCTTTATCATCTTTTTTATTGTAGGCGTTATTTTGTTGTTCCGAGTACCGAGAAATTAA
- a CDS encoding M48 family metallopeptidase has protein sequence MKIKTSLGIAIVAVLAIACATNPFTGKKTMALVPNSQIFPMAFQQYDQFLDENKVVTNTSDARMITNVGQKIATASERYLNANGYAGYLNDYQWEYNLVEDPAVNAWCMPGGKIVFYTGILPITQGETGVAAVMGHEVAHALANHGQQRMSAAQYQAVGAVAGNLALGNDPQKQQIFNQAYGLGSTVGVMLPFSRNHESEADRIGLTLMAIAGYEPMAAAQLWERMKANAGSNAPPEFLSTHPSSTTRINNITAWAAEAKAEARKFGVTSFKK, from the coding sequence ATGAAAATTAAAACATCCCTAGGCATAGCTATTGTTGCTGTTTTGGCAATAGCATGTGCTACAAATCCCTTTACAGGGAAAAAAACAATGGCATTGGTACCTAACTCACAAATCTTTCCAATGGCATTTCAACAATACGACCAGTTTTTAGATGAAAATAAGGTAGTTACAAATACATCCGATGCTAGAATGATTACTAATGTTGGGCAAAAAATAGCTACTGCCTCAGAGCGATACCTAAATGCAAATGGGTACGCAGGTTATTTAAATGACTACCAGTGGGAATACAATTTGGTGGAAGACCCTGCTGTGAACGCTTGGTGTATGCCAGGGGGTAAGATAGTTTTCTACACCGGAATTTTACCAATTACACAAGGTGAAACGGGAGTAGCGGCAGTAATGGGGCATGAGGTAGCTCACGCATTAGCAAATCACGGACAACAGCGTATGAGTGCCGCACAATATCAGGCTGTAGGCGCGGTAGCTGGTAACCTTGCCCTAGGAAACGATCCTCAAAAACAACAGATTTTTAATCAGGCATACGGCTTAGGTTCTACAGTAGGAGTGATGCTGCCTTTTAGCAGAAATCATGAAAGTGAGGCAGACAGAATTGGACTTACCCTAATGGCAATTGCGGGATATGAGCCAATGGCCGCTGCTCAACTTTGGGAGCGTATGAAAGCAAACGCTGGTAGCAACGCACCACCAGAGTTTTTAAGTACACACCCTTCTAGCACTACACGTATTAATAATATCACTGCTTGGGCGGCTGAAGCAAAAGCAGAAGCAAGAAAATTTGGAGTTACAAGCTTTAAAAAATAA
- a CDS encoding collagen-like protein: MKYLLLCLAITSSMFFTACEGDPGPPGPQGDPGINILGQVFEVTVDFQYNPDTALQEALINIPTSVEVYESDVILVYRLEKVVNASGGSADAWSPLPQNFFLGGGDIIQYVYNHTFFDVELLIDGNFDLSVLSTDFTNDQVFRIAVVPSEFATDGMSMTDLLETLTIDAADIETIGN, encoded by the coding sequence ATGAAGTATTTATTATTATGTCTAGCAATTACAAGTTCAATGTTCTTTACTGCCTGCGAAGGTGATCCAGGACCTCCAGGACCACAAGGTGACCCTGGGATTAACATTTTAGGTCAAGTATTTGAGGTTACTGTAGATTTTCAGTATAATCCAGATACAGCGTTACAAGAAGCATTAATTAATATACCCACATCTGTTGAGGTTTACGAAAGTGATGTCATATTAGTTTATCGTTTGGAAAAAGTGGTGAATGCAAGCGGTGGTTCTGCAGACGCTTGGAGCCCATTACCGCAAAACTTCTTTTTAGGAGGTGGAGATATCATTCAATACGTGTATAATCACACCTTTTTTGACGTAGAATTATTAATTGATGGAAATTTCGACCTTTCTGTGTTATCTACAGACTTTACAAACGACCAAGTGTTTAGAATAGCAGTAGTGCCTTCAGAATTTGCAACAGACGGAATGTCTATGACAGATTTGCTTGAAACACTTACCATAGATGCTGCAGATATTGAAACCATAGGAAATTAG
- the msrB gene encoding peptide-methionine (R)-S-oxide reductase MsrB, with amino-acid sequence MIKNSILVLITLVLFSCKSEAQDKTDAKETFSITKTEAEWKAQLTEMEYYVLREAGTERAGTSPLDKNYKPGTYVCAACATPLFKSEHKFDSGTGWPSFDREIEGNVAFDTDYNLGYARTEEHCATCGGHLGHVFKDGPRETTGERHCINGAALNFIPEGEEIPKQ; translated from the coding sequence ATGATAAAAAATAGTATTTTAGTACTTATCACGCTTGTGCTTTTTAGCTGTAAGTCTGAAGCACAGGATAAAACTGATGCAAAAGAAACTTTCAGCATTACAAAAACAGAAGCCGAATGGAAAGCGCAACTCACAGAAATGGAGTATTATGTGTTACGAGAGGCTGGAACTGAAAGAGCTGGCACATCTCCATTAGACAAAAATTATAAACCAGGCACGTATGTATGCGCTGCCTGTGCCACACCTCTTTTTAAGAGCGAACATAAATTTGATAGCGGTACAGGATGGCCAAGCTTTGACCGAGAAATAGAAGGCAATGTAGCATTTGACACAGACTATAACTTGGGCTATGCGCGTACCGAAGAACACTGCGCTACCTGCGGTGGGCATTTAGGTCATGTGTTTAAGGACGGTCCGAGAGAGACTACCGGAGAACGCCATTGTATTAATGGCGCTGCTCTTAATTTTATACCAGAAGGAGAGGAAATTCCAAAGCAATGA